Proteins from one candidate division WWE3 bacterium genomic window:
- a CDS encoding peptidoglycan DD-metalloendopeptidase family protein: protein MRKILPVLVTSLVIILALSGKSFATATTDPQQILDITKPKLVQSQQQERTLKGELAVIDAKMVDTQAKIAQGAANIKLKTEELVVIGTDINSLQIKIGRLSDSLSTQQNAFEARLTAQYKISSTSPFLELFISGGSFSDFVSKIEYLKTAELNDQLLITQMSSSRQSYQDQTTLLNQKKADALVVKAEIEASQRQQIANQTQLISQKADRDQLLKDTQNDELKYQQIIDQAQSELAAINGTFAGADYSQAKPVKQGDPIAIMGNTGSPSCSTGAHLHFEVHKNGVLQNAEDYLNSYSFEGTTIGSGSWPWPMKDPYITQRFGHTPYSYRYVNGIHTFGKNVRNFLQLQSFISA, encoded by the coding sequence CTCAGCAAATACTAGACATTACAAAGCCTAAACTAGTTCAAAGCCAGCAACAAGAGAGAACTCTTAAAGGAGAGCTGGCGGTAATTGACGCTAAGATGGTTGATACGCAAGCTAAAATTGCCCAAGGAGCCGCTAACATTAAATTAAAAACCGAAGAATTAGTGGTAATTGGAACCGATATTAATTCTTTACAAATAAAAATCGGCCGCCTTAGTGACTCTTTAAGTACTCAACAAAATGCTTTCGAAGCGCGGCTAACAGCCCAGTATAAAATTTCGTCTACTTCCCCATTTTTAGAATTGTTTATTAGCGGTGGTTCTTTTTCAGATTTCGTTTCTAAAATTGAATATTTAAAAACCGCTGAACTTAACGATCAGTTATTAATTACTCAAATGAGTAGCAGTCGCCAAAGTTATCAAGATCAAACAACATTGTTAAATCAAAAGAAGGCTGATGCTTTGGTAGTAAAAGCGGAAATCGAAGCCTCACAACGGCAACAAATTGCCAATCAGACCCAGTTAATCAGTCAAAAAGCCGATCGTGACCAACTTCTTAAAGATACCCAAAATGACGAATTAAAATATCAGCAAATTATTGACCAGGCCCAAAGTGAACTCGCTGCCATTAACGGCACTTTTGCCGGAGCGGACTATTCCCAAGCTAAACCGGTTAAGCAAGGCGATCCGATTGCCATCATGGGTAACACCGGTTCCCCATCGTGCTCTACCGGCGCCCATCTTCATTTTGAAGTTCACAAAAATGGAGTCCTTCAGAACGCGGAAGACTATTTAAATTCCTATTCTTTTGAGGGAACGACAATTGGTAGTGGCAGCTGGCCCTGGCCCATGAAAGATCCTTATATTACCCAGCGTTTTGGCCACACTCCTTACTCTTACAGATATGTAAATGGTATTCATACGTTTGGGAAAAATGTAAGAAATTTTTTGCAATTGCAGTCATTTATATCGGCTTAG